One Streptomyces sp. SAI-135 DNA segment encodes these proteins:
- a CDS encoding branched-chain amino acid ABC transporter substrate-binding protein: protein MVILTSVMATGALTLTACGSRDDKGGDSDNGGGTTLTIGVDAPLSGENSTTGLGIQYGAQIAVDDANKNKLVPGVTFKLKAFDDKAQPATGQSNATTITGDKTAVGAVGPLNSGVAQSMQQVFASANMVQISPSNTNPELTQGKNWQTDKKRPYKTYFRTATTDELQGSFAADYAFNGLKKKKVFVVDDKQTYGAGLAKIFTEQFKKLGGTVVGSDHINTGDKDFGSLVTKIKNAKADLLYYGGQYDESSLITKQMKDGGVKIPLFGGDGMFASTYIETAGAASEGDLATAVGVPADTLPAAKTFIETYKSKGYKGDYGAYGAYSYDATTAIIKAVKAAVDANDGKVPSDINALRSSVVDGVQKSDFEGISGKVAFDQYGDTTNKQLTVYQVTKGAWKAVKTGTADLG, encoded by the coding sequence ATGGTGATCCTGACCTCCGTCATGGCGACGGGGGCTCTCACACTCACCGCCTGCGGCTCCCGAGACGACAAGGGCGGCGACAGCGACAACGGGGGTGGCACCACCCTCACCATCGGCGTGGACGCCCCGCTGTCCGGAGAGAACTCCACCACCGGTCTCGGAATCCAGTACGGCGCCCAGATCGCCGTCGACGACGCCAACAAGAACAAGCTCGTCCCCGGCGTCACCTTCAAACTGAAGGCCTTCGACGACAAGGCGCAGCCCGCCACCGGCCAGTCCAACGCCACCACCATCACCGGTGACAAGACCGCCGTCGGCGCCGTCGGCCCCCTGAACTCCGGCGTCGCCCAGTCGATGCAGCAGGTGTTCGCCTCGGCCAACATGGTCCAGATCTCCCCCTCGAACACCAACCCCGAGCTGACCCAGGGCAAGAACTGGCAGACGGACAAGAAGCGGCCGTACAAGACGTACTTCCGCACCGCCACCACCGACGAGCTCCAGGGCAGCTTCGCCGCCGACTACGCGTTCAACGGCCTCAAGAAGAAGAAGGTCTTCGTCGTCGACGACAAGCAGACCTACGGCGCCGGCCTCGCGAAGATCTTCACCGAGCAGTTCAAGAAGCTCGGCGGCACCGTGGTCGGCTCCGACCACATCAACACCGGCGACAAGGACTTCGGCTCCCTCGTCACCAAGATCAAGAACGCCAAGGCGGACCTGCTCTACTACGGTGGCCAGTACGACGAGTCCTCCCTGATCACCAAGCAGATGAAGGACGGCGGAGTCAAGATCCCGCTGTTCGGCGGCGACGGCATGTTCGCCTCCACCTACATCGAGACCGCGGGCGCGGCCTCCGAGGGCGACCTCGCCACCGCCGTCGGCGTCCCCGCCGACACCCTGCCCGCCGCCAAGACGTTCATCGAGACGTACAAGTCCAAGGGCTACAAGGGCGACTACGGCGCCTACGGCGCGTACTCCTACGACGCCACCACCGCCATCATCAAGGCCGTGAAGGCCGCCGTCGACGCCAACGACGGCAAGGTCCCCAGCGACATCAACGCCCTGCGCTCCTCCGTCGTCGACGGCGTCCAGAAGTCCGACTTCGAGGGCATCTCCGGCAAGGTCGCCTTCGACCAGTACGGCGACACCACCAACAAGCAGCTGACCGTCTACCAGGTCACCAAGGGTGCGTGGAAGGCTGTGAAGACCGGCACCGCCGACCTCGGCTAG